The Desulfosoma sp. genome has a segment encoding these proteins:
- a CDS encoding CBS domain-containing protein, protein MKTRARDIMSTDYETLSPNLPISEAVKRFRQASAKGRKIFGMMVTDESGRLVGMLSMYDILLFMRPKHVHIWGLMEDVDLEGMMEMACQRARSVRVGDIMTTEVITVSPDTHLLRVMDIMIKKHIRRLPVLEDGKIRGILYISDLFYELLEELSQ, encoded by the coding sequence ATGAAGACCCGCGCACGAGACATTATGAGCACGGATTACGAAACCCTGTCCCCGAATCTTCCCATCAGCGAAGCGGTCAAGCGATTCCGTCAGGCCAGTGCCAAGGGCAGGAAGATCTTCGGCATGATGGTCACCGATGAGTCGGGCCGCTTGGTGGGCATGCTCTCCATGTACGACATTTTGTTGTTCATGCGGCCGAAGCATGTGCACATCTGGGGCCTTATGGAAGACGTTGATTTAGAGGGCATGATGGAGATGGCCTGCCAACGGGCCCGGTCCGTCCGCGTCGGTGACATCATGACCACCGAAGTGATCACCGTGAGTCCAGACACCCATTTACTTCGCGTGATGGACATCATGATCAAGAAACACATTCGCCGACTTCCCGTCCTGGAAGACGGAAAAATTCGAGGAATTCTCTACATATCCGATCTTTTTTATGAGCTTCTCGAGGAGCTGTCCCAATAA
- a CDS encoding CBS domain-containing protein translates to MKTGKMDTLSRLSVADAMRRQVLQRPESSSIGSAINILLKYKVNALLVIDGRGQPAGVVSKTDIMGAYYAGLPLEAPVEMIMSGPPLYCRPLMRLSEALEIMHAKGVYRLYVREADDMAVSGVLAYPDIVGLLYQICRHCSMSLHQRKRRSQADAVKRYTVREVMTREVQSVDADTSLFGVMEKLSAHRFGALLITERSYQPAGVISKTDLSLAYRHGVNPQVSAREIMTPRVVRCAADEALELAIRQLIYQDIHRLFVHGTNTQEIIGVLSLSDAARVRSGSCHACVTSRIRLESAN, encoded by the coding sequence ATGAAAACGGGAAAAATGGACACCTTGAGCCGCCTGTCCGTAGCTGACGCTATGCGCCGCCAAGTCCTTCAGCGGCCTGAAAGCAGTTCCATCGGCTCCGCCATTAACATCCTTCTGAAATACAAGGTCAATGCGCTTTTGGTGATCGATGGACGCGGGCAACCCGCGGGCGTCGTTTCCAAGACGGACATCATGGGAGCCTATTACGCCGGGCTACCTTTGGAAGCCCCCGTAGAAATGATCATGAGCGGCCCACCCCTCTATTGCAGGCCACTGATGCGGTTGTCTGAAGCGCTTGAAATTATGCATGCCAAAGGCGTCTATCGGCTCTACGTCAGGGAAGCTGATGACATGGCGGTCAGCGGAGTGCTGGCCTACCCGGACATCGTGGGTTTGCTTTACCAGATATGCCGCCACTGCTCGATGAGCCTTCACCAGAGGAAGAGGCGAAGTCAGGCGGATGCCGTGAAACGGTATACGGTCCGGGAAGTCATGACCCGTGAGGTTCAGAGCGTGGATGCAGACACATCGCTTTTCGGCGTTATGGAAAAGCTGTCGGCACATCGCTTTGGAGCGCTCCTGATCACCGAAAGGAGCTATCAGCCCGCAGGCGTCATTTCCAAAACGGATCTTTCCCTGGCGTACCGGCACGGTGTGAATCCTCAGGTTTCCGCACGAGAAATTATGACTCCGAGAGTGGTGAGGTGCGCCGCCGACGAAGCCCTGGAACTGGCCATCCGTCAACTTATTTATCAGGATATTCACCGGCTTTTTGTGCACGGTACCAATACCCAAGAAATCATCGGAGTCCTCTCTCTCAGTGATGCGGCTCGGGTCCGATCCGGATCGTGTCACGCGTGCGTCACCAGTCGAATTCGTTTGGAATCGGCCAATTGA
- a CDS encoding diguanylate cyclase: MDESFYKALLDNLADGVYFIDTNRRITFWNKAAERLTGYTAQEVVGKSCADNVLRHVDESGKELCVEGCPLAGVLQDGRMREAHVYMHHKLGFRAPVDIRATALRKSDGEIVGAVEIFHTPSERLNILEEIQKLRKEVLTDPLTGVGNRRYAEMRLQECEKDEREYGVPYGILFVDIDHFKRVNDTWGHGVGDRVLRMVAQVLDKSVRSLDTPCRWGGEEFVVITRNVTAEGLQTLGERLRVLIEKSWLDHQGERIAVTASFGGALSRTGETAEDVMSRADKQLYRSKAEGRNRVRLDT; the protein is encoded by the coding sequence ATGGACGAATCCTTCTACAAGGCTCTCTTGGACAATTTGGCTGATGGGGTTTATTTCATCGACACGAACCGGCGGATCACCTTCTGGAACAAAGCGGCGGAACGTCTCACCGGGTATACGGCCCAAGAGGTGGTAGGGAAGTCCTGTGCCGACAATGTTCTTCGGCACGTGGACGAATCGGGAAAAGAACTTTGCGTGGAAGGATGTCCGCTGGCTGGCGTCCTTCAAGATGGCCGGATGCGTGAAGCCCACGTCTACATGCACCACAAGTTGGGATTCCGAGCACCGGTAGACATTCGGGCTACGGCCTTGAGAAAAAGCGACGGGGAGATCGTCGGCGCCGTGGAAATCTTTCATACCCCTTCCGAAAGGCTTAATATTTTAGAAGAGATCCAAAAACTTCGAAAGGAAGTTCTAACCGACCCTCTCACCGGTGTGGGCAATCGCCGTTACGCCGAGATGCGCCTTCAGGAATGCGAAAAAGACGAAAGGGAATACGGTGTTCCCTACGGGATTCTCTTCGTGGACATCGACCACTTCAAGAGAGTGAATGACACATGGGGGCATGGTGTGGGCGACAGGGTGCTTCGCATGGTGGCGCAGGTCCTGGACAAATCCGTTCGAAGCCTGGACACTCCCTGCCGTTGGGGCGGAGAGGAATTTGTGGTAATCACCCGGAACGTTACCGCCGAGGGCTTGCAGACGTTGGGGGAGCGGCTGCGCGTCCTCATTGAAAAGAGTTGGCTCGATCATCAGGGTGAGCGTATCGCCGTGACCGCATCCTTTGGAGGTGCTCTTTCTCGGACCGGTGAAACGGCTGAAGATGTGATGAGCCGGGCCGATAAGCAACTCTACCGCAGCAAAGCTGAAGGCCGCAACCGGGTAAGGCTGGATACCTGA
- a CDS encoding HD domain-containing protein encodes MINVAQIFSFMPEAVAGVARRLRDRGYELWLVGGAVRDYLLGENPADWDFSTNASPERLQEILSPSYRVVTFGLRHGTIHVVTSNGVVEITSWMANGYGDAFKDLARRDFTINAMAVTYPDEKLVDPFQGRKDLAARRLRGVGNPLERFDEDPVRLLRAARFVSRYGFRVSSKTVGAMRSAAPWLTRVAVERVRDEVWKMIVGSHVVEALELCRRTGLTAVFFPELLEGWKKKQNAYHRYDIYRHTLECVHFSPPRLRVRLAALLHDIGKPRVRQKVRGTFRFYGHEKLSAHMASEILARWLASKKLVEEVVTLVENHMVHSTDSWKDGAVRRLIHRVGPSLMEDFLDLLRADRRAHGTTDDPLDVERLSFRIQRILDEKHALTPKALAINGRDVMSITGLAQGPEVGNILKKAFHMVLQDPAKNNRPFLLRWLQEQSSKEVPMP; translated from the coding sequence ATGATCAACGTGGCACAAATTTTCAGTTTTATGCCTGAAGCGGTGGCCGGGGTGGCCCGTCGCCTGCGGGACAGGGGTTATGAGCTCTGGCTCGTAGGGGGGGCTGTGCGGGACTATCTTTTGGGAGAAAACCCCGCCGACTGGGATTTTTCGACGAACGCTTCGCCGGAAAGGCTTCAGGAGATCCTCAGCCCAAGCTACCGGGTGGTAACTTTTGGCTTGCGGCATGGCACGATCCATGTCGTCACTTCAAACGGTGTGGTGGAAATCACATCATGGATGGCCAACGGTTATGGGGATGCTTTCAAGGATCTGGCACGTCGAGATTTTACCATCAACGCCATGGCCGTAACTTACCCGGACGAAAAGTTGGTGGATCCTTTTCAGGGAAGAAAAGATCTAGCGGCAAGAAGGCTTCGTGGCGTGGGAAACCCGTTGGAAAGGTTTGATGAAGATCCGGTGCGGCTGCTGAGGGCGGCTCGGTTTGTGAGCCGTTATGGATTCCGTGTGAGTTCCAAGACCGTAGGGGCCATGCGCAGTGCCGCCCCATGGCTGACTCGCGTCGCCGTAGAAAGGGTTCGGGACGAAGTCTGGAAGATGATTGTGGGATCTCATGTCGTGGAAGCTTTGGAACTCTGCCGGCGCACGGGATTGACCGCCGTCTTTTTTCCGGAACTTCTCGAAGGCTGGAAGAAAAAGCAGAACGCGTACCACCGTTACGATATTTATCGACACACATTGGAGTGCGTGCATTTCAGTCCGCCGCGTCTCCGCGTGCGGTTGGCTGCGCTCCTTCATGATATCGGCAAGCCTCGAGTGCGTCAAAAAGTTCGAGGTACCTTTAGGTTTTACGGCCATGAAAAGCTCAGCGCTCACATGGCGTCGGAAATTCTGGCACGTTGGTTGGCGTCCAAGAAGCTTGTGGAAGAGGTCGTCACGTTGGTGGAAAACCATATGGTGCATTCCACAGACTCCTGGAAAGACGGCGCTGTACGACGTCTGATTCACCGGGTGGGGCCATCCCTTATGGAAGATTTTTTGGATCTCCTTCGAGCCGATCGAAGAGCTCACGGAACCACGGATGACCCTTTAGATGTGGAAAGACTTTCTTTTAGGATCCAACGGATTCTCGACGAAAAACACGCACTCACACCTAAGGCACTGGCCATCAACGGTCGAGATGTCATGTCGATCACCGGTTTGGCCCAAGGTCCCGAAGTGGGTAACATCCTCAAAAAAGCGTTTCACATGGTCCTTCAAGATCCAGCCAAGAACAATCGTCCTTTTTTGCTGCGCTGGCTTCAGGAACAAAGCTCCAAAGAGGTTCCCATGCCCTAA
- a CDS encoding 2-isopropylmalate synthase: MSRKIYVFDTTLRDGEQVPGAKLNRRQKLEIAEQLARLGVDIIEAGFPCSSPEDLKAVQTVAEQVKGPVIAGLARAIPADIDIAWEAVKKAERPRIHVFLGSSDIHLQKKLRRDRETALQQAVEAVKYAKKYCEDVEYSTEDASRSDVEYLCRVIDACIKAGATVINVPDTVGYAIPEQYGELIRTLRERVPALDKVILSVHCHNDLGLAVANSLAAIRNGAQQVECTINGVGERAGNASLEEIVMALRIRESFYDAHTDIVTTEIYRTSRMVSRLMNIPVQPNKAIVGANAFAHSSGIHQDGILKDRSTYEIIRPEDVGVKAHSLVLTARSGRAALRHRLKELGYNLTDEEFERVHKRFLNVADRKKEISGQDLTSIVEIELTKVPETYTFHSLQIMSGNTMQPLASVTLMKDGQLLTDAATGNGPVNAVFNCIERIVGEEGKLRDYDLKAVTMGKDALGEAMVRVEIKGTLYSGVGTSPDVIEASARAYVDAFNRFFANGNL, encoded by the coding sequence ATGAGTCGCAAAATCTATGTTTTCGACACCACACTGCGGGACGGCGAACAGGTCCCCGGAGCGAAACTCAACAGACGTCAGAAACTGGAAATCGCCGAGCAACTGGCTCGACTGGGCGTCGATATCATCGAGGCCGGCTTTCCCTGTTCTTCACCGGAAGATCTCAAGGCCGTCCAAACCGTTGCCGAACAAGTCAAAGGCCCAGTGATTGCTGGTTTGGCTCGAGCCATTCCGGCGGATATCGATATTGCTTGGGAAGCCGTTAAGAAAGCGGAACGCCCCAGGATTCACGTTTTTCTAGGGTCCTCGGATATTCATCTTCAAAAGAAACTCCGACGTGATCGAGAAACCGCTTTGCAACAGGCGGTGGAAGCCGTTAAATATGCTAAAAAATATTGCGAGGATGTGGAATATTCCACGGAAGATGCTTCGAGAAGTGATGTGGAATACCTGTGTCGAGTGATCGACGCCTGCATCAAAGCGGGAGCGACCGTCATCAATGTGCCGGACACGGTCGGTTACGCTATTCCGGAACAGTATGGCGAACTCATTCGCACCCTACGCGAACGTGTGCCGGCTCTGGACAAAGTCATTCTCAGTGTCCATTGCCACAACGATCTCGGGTTGGCGGTCGCCAACAGTTTGGCTGCGATTCGAAACGGAGCCCAACAGGTGGAATGCACCATCAATGGTGTGGGGGAACGTGCCGGAAACGCTTCCCTGGAAGAAATCGTCATGGCCCTTCGTATCCGCGAATCCTTCTATGATGCCCATACGGACATTGTTACCACGGAAATCTATCGCACCAGCCGCATGGTAAGTCGGCTCATGAATATTCCTGTGCAACCCAACAAGGCCATCGTGGGTGCCAATGCTTTTGCCCATTCTTCGGGGATTCATCAGGACGGCATTCTGAAGGATCGCTCCACATACGAAATCATTCGCCCTGAGGATGTGGGCGTGAAAGCCCACAGTTTGGTGCTCACGGCTCGTTCAGGACGGGCAGCTCTTCGGCACCGCCTCAAGGAACTGGGATACAACCTCACTGACGAAGAATTCGAACGGGTTCACAAACGCTTTCTCAACGTCGCCGATCGCAAAAAAGAAATTTCAGGCCAGGATCTCACCAGCATTGTGGAAATCGAGCTCACCAAGGTGCCGGAAACCTATACGTTCCACAGTCTGCAAATCATGAGCGGCAACACCATGCAGCCTTTGGCCTCCGTGACCCTCATGAAAGACGGACAACTCCTCACAGACGCTGCCACAGGAAACGGCCCGGTAAACGCTGTTTTCAATTGCATTGAACGGATTGTGGGAGAGGAAGGTAAACTTCGAGACTATGACCTCAAGGCGGTCACCATGGGAAAAGACGCTCTAGGGGAGGCTATGGTGCGGGTGGAAATCAAAGGGACGCTGTATTCAGGCGTCGGGACCAGCCCGGATGTTATCGAAGCCAGTGCTCGAGCATATGTGGACGCTTTCAACCGCTTTTTTGCCAACGGAAACCTTTAG
- a CDS encoding AI-2E family transporter yields MQIEKSGQSKEGQKAGYHWFLLGLLFFSFYMVFGVVKPFLHTLVFSILLASLFHPLNMRLLSWVRGRRTVAALLTVTLVTFLIAIPFIFFVSSLVAQGIDSIGRVTEWIRQGNLQKLADHPKVLHLTEWLESYVTFVDFSQLKLEEHLLTVSRKVGQFLINRGAALIGDAATVLTRFFLLIFFLFYLLRDGEAMIRAVKDLSPLREEQEDRILQKMRAVARSALLGSFLTAVAQGLAGGIGLKIVGIPGLFWGTLMGFTSFIPVVGTALVWVPAVVYLFLLGKVGSAVFLTLWCVILVGSIDNFLRPFFMKGQAGMSTFYIFLAILGGIQWFGLAGIVYGPLILAFAMVMLYIYEVEYSRVVDPERPESLTKEA; encoded by the coding sequence ATGCAGATAGAAAAATCAGGGCAGAGCAAGGAAGGTCAGAAAGCCGGATATCACTGGTTTTTGCTAGGGCTTTTGTTTTTTTCCTTTTACATGGTTTTTGGGGTGGTGAAGCCTTTTCTTCATACCCTCGTGTTTTCCATTCTTCTGGCAAGCCTTTTCCATCCCCTCAACATGCGCTTACTTTCTTGGGTGCGAGGCCGACGCACGGTGGCGGCTCTGCTCACGGTGACCTTAGTCACATTTCTCATCGCTATCCCCTTCATCTTTTTTGTCTCCAGCCTGGTGGCGCAAGGAATCGATTCCATCGGGCGGGTGACGGAATGGATTCGCCAGGGAAACCTCCAGAAACTCGCCGATCATCCGAAGGTGCTTCACCTAACCGAATGGCTTGAGTCTTATGTGACGTTTGTGGATTTTTCCCAGCTGAAGCTTGAGGAGCATCTTTTAACCGTGAGTAGAAAGGTGGGGCAGTTTCTCATCAATCGAGGAGCCGCCCTCATTGGCGATGCGGCTACGGTCCTGACTCGTTTCTTTCTTCTCATCTTTTTTCTTTTTTATCTGCTAAGAGACGGCGAGGCCATGATTCGCGCTGTCAAGGACCTGTCTCCCCTTCGAGAAGAACAAGAGGACCGTATTCTGCAAAAGATGCGTGCCGTAGCGCGTTCGGCTCTTTTGGGTAGTTTTCTTACGGCCGTCGCGCAAGGTCTAGCCGGAGGGATCGGCCTCAAAATCGTGGGTATCCCTGGTCTCTTTTGGGGAACACTCATGGGCTTTACCTCCTTTATTCCCGTGGTGGGGACAGCCCTGGTATGGGTTCCCGCCGTCGTGTATCTCTTCCTTCTCGGCAAAGTAGGCTCAGCTGTCTTTTTGACCCTGTGGTGTGTAATCCTTGTAGGGTCCATCGACAATTTTCTAAGGCCCTTTTTCATGAAAGGGCAGGCTGGCATGTCCACATTTTATATCTTTCTGGCTATTTTGGGAGGAATTCAATGGTTCGGGCTGGCCGGTATTGTTTACGGCCCGCTGATTCTTGCCTTTGCCATGGTCATGCTCTACATCTACGAAGTCGAGTACAGTCGTGTTGTTGACCCCGAACGTCCCGAAAGCTTGACCAAAGAAGCGTAA
- a CDS encoding PBP1A family penicillin-binding protein: protein MTFKFSLKKQKSWSRRLLGIFAALGILCGAGIFAGYVYLAHAIEKRFAGRLWSVPAVVLSDSIMIYPGMPVGLARFEDVLAARGYRLTAAPKPGPGEYSRTKDEIRVFFREFSYPGTELKSREVVLRFQGDRVAGLEESGTSRPYVEVEPVVLARLFGENRESRLLIRLKEVPDHLIKAVVAIEDRRFFEHRGIDWWGIARALWADIMARRIVQGGSTITQQLVKNYFLEPERTLKRKLLEAAMALVLEARYSKENILEMYLNEIYLGQWRSMAIHGIGEAAQVYFGRNVEDLSLGESAVLAGMIQAPNRYSPYRNLELCRERRNVVLQRMRELGFITAEDYEKALSEPLRTAPRPVFSTAAPYYIDLVKAQMEALYSKETLASEGLAVYTAYHPEIAWEAEKAVREGMAELEARHPRLRAEDPTEVLQAALVVVHPKTGALTALVGGRDYAVSTFNRALQAHRQPGSAFKPFVYLSALDQWTPISRIEDAPKVYKVGDTVWTPRNYDGRYRGLVTIQEALTYSLNAATVNLASQIGFEQVVKTARRLGFRSRLDPYPSLALGAFEVTPLELAGAYTALANEGQRPELVTIRKVVTPKGTVLERRHMEMTTVTSASKAYLITQMLQNVVEEGTARGLASLGITFPCAGKTGTTSDYRDSWFVGYTSDLLALVWVGFDDNRSTGLSGATGALRLWARFMKNIRPWIAPQPFAVPPGVVERLVCIESGEPATEGCPNTRSVFFLEERVPVSVCPLHGR, encoded by the coding sequence ATGACCTTCAAGTTTTCTTTAAAAAAGCAAAAATCTTGGAGTCGCCGTCTGTTGGGAATCTTCGCGGCCTTGGGGATTCTTTGCGGTGCGGGAATCTTTGCCGGCTATGTTTATCTGGCACACGCCATTGAAAAACGTTTTGCCGGACGTTTGTGGAGTGTTCCGGCTGTGGTCTTGAGTGATTCCATCATGATCTACCCCGGCATGCCGGTGGGTTTAGCCCGGTTCGAAGATGTTTTGGCCGCTCGAGGATACCGATTGACGGCGGCACCAAAGCCTGGACCCGGCGAATATTCGCGCACAAAGGATGAAATTCGCGTCTTTTTTCGGGAGTTTTCTTATCCGGGCACCGAGCTCAAATCCCGAGAAGTGGTCCTTCGATTTCAGGGGGACCGTGTAGCGGGTCTTGAGGAATCGGGCACGAGTCGCCCTTACGTGGAAGTGGAGCCTGTGGTGCTCGCTCGTCTTTTCGGTGAAAATCGAGAAAGCCGACTGCTGATACGACTCAAAGAGGTGCCGGATCATTTGATCAAGGCCGTGGTCGCCATTGAAGACCGCAGGTTTTTCGAACACAGAGGGATCGACTGGTGGGGCATCGCTCGTGCTTTATGGGCGGATATTATGGCTCGCCGCATTGTTCAGGGAGGTTCCACCATCACCCAGCAACTGGTGAAAAATTACTTTCTGGAACCGGAAAGGACGCTCAAAAGAAAGTTGCTGGAAGCCGCTATGGCCTTGGTGCTGGAAGCTCGGTATTCCAAAGAAAATATTTTGGAAATGTACCTCAACGAAATCTACCTGGGACAATGGCGTTCCATGGCCATTCACGGTATCGGAGAAGCCGCCCAAGTTTATTTCGGGCGCAATGTGGAAGACTTAAGCCTTGGGGAGTCGGCGGTGCTGGCCGGCATGATTCAGGCTCCCAATCGGTATTCGCCTTACAGGAATCTTGAGTTGTGCCGCGAGAGGCGCAACGTGGTGTTGCAGCGCATGCGGGAGCTTGGGTTCATCACGGCGGAAGACTACGAGAAGGCTTTATCGGAACCTCTACGAACAGCGCCACGCCCGGTTTTTAGTACAGCCGCCCCCTATTACATCGACCTTGTCAAGGCCCAAATGGAAGCTCTTTATTCCAAGGAGACCCTGGCTTCGGAAGGTCTTGCCGTCTACACCGCCTATCATCCGGAAATAGCCTGGGAAGCGGAAAAGGCTGTTCGAGAAGGCATGGCCGAGCTGGAAGCGCGTCATCCTCGGCTGCGTGCGGAAGATCCCACAGAAGTGTTGCAAGCCGCTTTGGTGGTGGTGCATCCCAAGACCGGAGCGCTGACCGCTCTTGTGGGTGGCAGGGATTATGCCGTCAGTACTTTTAATCGAGCCCTTCAGGCGCATCGACAACCAGGTTCCGCCTTTAAACCCTTTGTTTACCTCAGCGCCCTGGATCAGTGGACTCCCATCAGCCGTATCGAAGACGCACCCAAAGTCTACAAGGTGGGGGACACGGTATGGACACCGAGAAACTATGACGGACGATATCGTGGCTTGGTGACGATACAGGAAGCCCTCACGTATTCTTTGAACGCCGCTACCGTGAACTTGGCATCTCAGATCGGTTTCGAGCAGGTGGTGAAGACGGCAAGAAGGTTGGGGTTTCGATCCAGGCTCGATCCTTATCCGTCTTTGGCCCTGGGGGCCTTTGAAGTGACACCGCTGGAGCTGGCAGGAGCCTATACCGCATTGGCCAACGAAGGGCAAAGACCGGAACTTGTGACGATCCGCAAGGTGGTCACGCCCAAGGGAACCGTTTTGGAACGACGTCATATGGAAATGACCACCGTCACAAGTGCTTCAAAAGCTTATCTTATCACACAGATGCTTCAGAATGTGGTGGAAGAGGGCACGGCCCGAGGATTGGCTTCCCTGGGGATTACTTTTCCATGTGCAGGAAAGACCGGGACCACAAGCGATTACAGGGATTCATGGTTTGTGGGCTATACCAGTGATCTGCTGGCTTTGGTGTGGGTGGGTTTTGATGACAATCGATCCACGGGGCTGAGCGGGGCGACGGGAGCTCTGCGTCTCTGGGCTCGTTTCATGAAGAATATTCGCCCCTGGATCGCTCCACAACCTTTTGCCGTGCCTCCCGGCGTCGTGGAGCGTTTGGTGTGCATCGAATCGGGTGAACCGGCCACCGAAGGGTGTCCGAACACAAGATCGGTTTTTTTTCTGGAAGAACGGGTTCCAGTGAGTGTGTGTCCTCTTCATGGCCGTTGA
- the rlmD gene encoding 23S rRNA (uracil(1939)-C(5))-methyltransferase RlmD, translating into MESLRKGVELELLVDKLVFGGKAISRLDGFVVFMERALPGQKVRVRITKKKANYAEGYVLEVLQPSPHQVQPVCAHFGVCGGCLWQDLDYAQQLAWKHRHVCESLASLSRTQDFPIVEVTPSPALYEYRNKMEFTFSAYRWLSSNEMACNEVFYDRGFALGLHVRGRYDRVFDVHDCRLESSEAMTVVEIVRRAAKESGLPPYHIRTHQGVWRFVVVREGKKTGQRLVHLITAEGSEVERAVERMARVLESQGPSVTTFVHSVNRTRAQVAQGEEPRVLWGSGAIEEHVGSLRFHISAQSFFQTNTLGAERLYAAIVESAELTGTETVWDLYCGTGSIALTVAGQARRVTGFELVPEAVSDAYRNAALNGVENCRFFVGDLKDVLRHSSLDAFGGKPDVIITDPPRSGMHPKVVKALLELRPRRIVAVSCNPSTLARDLTALSEGYKVHFVRPFDLFPHTPHIECVVRLDLK; encoded by the coding sequence ATGGAGTCTCTTCGCAAGGGCGTTGAACTGGAGCTCCTTGTGGACAAGCTTGTGTTCGGAGGGAAAGCCATCAGCCGTCTGGACGGCTTTGTGGTTTTTATGGAGCGGGCACTGCCCGGGCAAAAGGTCCGCGTGCGGATCACCAAAAAGAAAGCCAATTACGCCGAAGGCTATGTGCTTGAAGTGCTGCAGCCCTCTCCACATCAGGTGCAACCTGTGTGTGCTCATTTCGGTGTGTGCGGCGGCTGCCTGTGGCAGGATTTGGATTATGCACAGCAACTGGCCTGGAAACACCGCCATGTGTGTGAGTCTCTGGCTTCACTTTCAAGAACGCAGGATTTTCCCATCGTTGAGGTGACACCGTCTCCGGCCCTGTATGAGTACCGCAACAAGATGGAATTCACCTTTTCGGCGTATCGATGGCTGTCCTCGAACGAAATGGCGTGCAATGAAGTTTTCTACGACCGCGGTTTCGCTTTGGGGTTGCATGTGCGAGGCCGTTACGACCGAGTGTTTGATGTTCACGACTGCCGTCTGGAATCCTCGGAAGCCATGACGGTGGTGGAGATTGTGCGGCGTGCGGCCAAGGAAAGCGGCCTGCCGCCCTACCATATTCGGACGCATCAAGGGGTTTGGCGCTTTGTGGTGGTGCGGGAAGGCAAGAAGACAGGGCAACGCCTTGTGCATCTCATTACGGCGGAGGGTTCCGAGGTGGAGCGCGCCGTGGAGCGCATGGCTCGAGTGTTGGAATCTCAAGGGCCCTCTGTGACCACCTTTGTGCATTCCGTGAACCGAACGCGAGCCCAGGTGGCTCAGGGTGAGGAGCCTCGAGTGCTTTGGGGATCGGGAGCCATTGAAGAGCATGTGGGCTCCCTTCGATTTCATATTTCCGCCCAGTCCTTTTTTCAGACAAACACGCTGGGAGCGGAGCGGCTCTATGCGGCGATTGTCGAAAGCGCTGAGCTGACGGGGACGGAAACGGTGTGGGACCTGTATTGTGGCACGGGAAGCATTGCCTTGACCGTAGCGGGCCAAGCACGTCGGGTCACGGGGTTTGAGTTGGTGCCAGAGGCCGTCTCGGACGCTTACCGAAACGCCGCGCTGAACGGCGTGGAGAACTGCCGGTTTTTTGTCGGGGATCTTAAAGACGTGCTTCGGCACTCGTCTCTTGATGCTTTTGGTGGAAAACCTGATGTGATCATCACCGATCCCCCACGTTCCGGCATGCATCCCAAGGTGGTCAAAGCCCTTCTTGAACTAAGACCTCGGCGCATTGTGGCCGTGTCCTGCAACCCATCGACTTTGGCTCGGGATCTGACCGCACTATCGGAAGGGTACAAGGTTCACTTTGTGCGTCCTTTTGATCTTTTTCCCCATACACCGCACATTGAATGTGTCGTACGGTTGGATCTCAAATGA
- a CDS encoding UbiA-like polyprenyltransferase: protein MRSLQTYGRLIKFSHTVFALPFALAAVTLAHQEKPLTLASLVWILLAMVGARSAAMGFNRLVDARFDRLNPRTADRPSVTGEISTRAMVFFIAGSSLLFIFSAAMLGPLCLKLSVPCLAVLFGYSYTKRFTAASHLYLGAAIGLAPIGAWIAVTGSLNPRILLLSAALMTYIAGFDILYACQDVDFDRTMGLYSLPSRWGIPQALRLAAALHGITVVCLFGFGLAFQRGRIFYLFLCAIVGLLFLEHRLVRPHRLDRIPIAFFHVNSVVSILLLAAVWLDVTLM from the coding sequence ATGCGATCCCTTCAAACCTATGGAAGACTCATCAAGTTCAGCCACACCGTGTTCGCTCTGCCCTTTGCTCTGGCCGCCGTCACACTCGCTCACCAGGAAAAACCGCTCACCTTGGCTTCTCTTGTCTGGATTCTCTTGGCTATGGTTGGAGCCCGTTCGGCGGCCATGGGATTCAACCGCTTGGTGGACGCGCGCTTTGATCGCCTCAACCCGAGAACAGCCGATCGCCCTTCGGTGACTGGAGAAATTTCCACGCGAGCCATGGTTTTCTTTATTGCGGGATCATCCCTACTTTTCATTTTCAGCGCCGCAATGCTTGGACCTCTCTGCCTAAAACTTTCCGTCCCCTGCCTGGCTGTGCTCTTTGGGTATTCGTACACCAAGCGCTTCACGGCAGCTTCGCATCTGTACTTAGGAGCCGCCATCGGGTTGGCTCCCATCGGAGCCTGGATCGCTGTCACCGGATCCCTGAACCCGCGCATTCTTCTGCTTTCAGCCGCTCTCATGACCTACATCGCCGGTTTTGATATTCTCTATGCTTGTCAGGACGTGGATTTTGACCGGACCATGGGCCTGTACAGTTTGCCTTCTCGATGGGGTATTCCTCAGGCTTTGCGCCTTGCCGCAGCCCTGCACGGAATAACCGTGGTTTGTCTTTTCGGCTTCGGTCTCGCTTTTCAAAGAGGTCGCATCTTTTATCTCTTTCTTTGTGCCATTGTGGGACTCCTTTTTTTGGAACACCGGCTTGTACGCCCTCATCGGCTCGATCGAATTCCCATAGCGTTTTTCCATGTGAACAGTGTGGTGTCCATCCTCTTGCTTGCCGCCGTATGGCTGGATGTCACTTTGATGTAG